In Pseudomonas hamedanensis, a single window of DNA contains:
- a CDS encoding ABC transporter permease yields the protein MNWDVIIKWLPKLAQGATLTLELVAIAVIAGLLLAIPLGIARSSKLWYVRSLPYAYIFFFRGTPLLVQLFLVYYGLAQFDAVRESSLWPYLRDPFWCATVTMTLHTAAYIAEILRGAIQAIPPGEIEAARALGMSRPKAMFYIILPRAARIGLPAYSNEVILMLKASALASTVTLLELTGMARTIIARTYLPVEIFFAAGVFYLVMAYVLVRGFKLLERWLRVDACQGR from the coding sequence ATGAACTGGGACGTCATCATCAAATGGCTGCCGAAACTGGCACAAGGCGCGACCCTGACCCTGGAACTGGTCGCCATCGCGGTAATAGCCGGCCTGCTGCTGGCAATTCCGCTGGGCATCGCCCGCTCCTCGAAGCTGTGGTACGTGCGTTCGCTGCCCTACGCCTACATCTTCTTTTTCCGCGGCACGCCGCTGCTGGTTCAACTGTTCCTGGTCTATTACGGCCTGGCGCAATTCGACGCCGTACGAGAAAGCTCGCTGTGGCCGTACCTGCGCGATCCGTTCTGGTGCGCCACGGTGACCATGACCCTGCACACGGCGGCGTATATCGCCGAGATTCTACGTGGCGCCATTCAGGCGATTCCACCGGGCGAGATCGAAGCGGCGCGGGCCTTGGGCATGTCCAGGCCCAAAGCGATGTTCTACATCATCCTGCCCCGTGCGGCGCGCATCGGCCTGCCTGCCTACAGCAACGAAGTGATCCTGATGCTCAAGGCCAGCGCACTGGCCAGCACTGTCACCCTGCTCGAACTGACCGGGATGGCGCGCACGATCATTGCCCGCACCTACCTGCCAGTGGAGATTTTCTTCGCGGCGGGCGTGTTCTATCTGGTCATGGCCTATGTGCTGGTGCGCGGCTTCAAGCTGCTGGAGCGCTGGCTGCGTGTCGATGCCTGCCAAGGCCGCTGA
- a CDS encoding tyrosine-type recombinase/integrase, with translation MSRTTAPLSDVACRLAKPTDRAYKLFDGDGLYLLVQPNGRKGWRLRYVKPDGREGLTSFGNYPVIGLADARRKRLEVKRMLADGVDPIETKHQAKAEAVIKGRTFESVALDWHTEMSAKWAPGHSKTVMSRLKTHVFPLIGARAIVDLDTHDLMQPLEAIKKRGTIDVALRVQNYLQSIMREAKRLRLITSNPAYDLEGLIKAPRVVHRPALPLSRLPELQERIDTYKGRALTRLTVMLSLHVFVRSSELRFARWSEFDLKRGTWEIPDTRPALEGVPFSTRGTKMAGDIHLVPLSPQAVALLEKIHALTGKFALVFAGDAKPWKPMSENTVNNALRTMGYDTKTDICGHGFRSMACSALIESGLWSETAIERQMSHKERNNVRAAYIHKAEFIEERRLIMNWWSRYLEANRQEHVTPHEFANQIRANVTRMKVKRTND, from the coding sequence ATGTCGCGCACCACAGCTCCGCTCTCCGACGTAGCTTGCCGCTTGGCAAAACCTACAGACCGCGCCTACAAGCTTTTCGATGGCGATGGCCTCTATCTCCTAGTCCAACCCAATGGCCGCAAAGGCTGGCGGCTCCGTTACGTCAAACCTGACGGACGGGAAGGACTGACCTCGTTCGGCAACTACCCCGTGATTGGCCTCGCCGATGCGCGCCGCAAGCGCTTGGAAGTCAAGCGAATGCTGGCGGATGGCGTTGATCCTATAGAGACCAAGCACCAAGCCAAGGCGGAAGCCGTAATCAAAGGCAGAACCTTTGAAAGCGTTGCGCTCGACTGGCATACGGAAATGTCGGCCAAGTGGGCACCAGGCCATTCCAAGACAGTGATGAGCCGCCTCAAAACCCACGTATTCCCGCTGATCGGCGCACGCGCCATTGTTGATCTCGACACCCATGACCTTATGCAGCCCTTGGAAGCGATCAAGAAGCGCGGAACGATAGACGTAGCTTTAAGGGTACAAAACTACCTGCAGAGCATCATGCGCGAAGCAAAACGCCTCCGGCTTATTACCTCAAACCCTGCTTACGACCTCGAAGGCTTGATCAAAGCCCCGCGGGTGGTACATCGCCCCGCTCTACCCTTATCGCGACTACCGGAACTACAGGAGCGGATCGACACCTATAAAGGCCGGGCACTTACCCGTCTGACGGTGATGCTGTCGCTGCATGTGTTTGTACGATCCAGCGAGCTGCGTTTCGCACGCTGGAGCGAGTTCGACCTCAAGCGTGGCACCTGGGAGATACCGGACACTCGACCCGCGTTGGAGGGAGTACCCTTTTCCACAAGGGGTACGAAGATGGCAGGGGATATCCATTTAGTACCCTTATCGCCGCAAGCAGTGGCGCTACTCGAAAAAATCCATGCACTCACAGGCAAATTCGCATTGGTCTTCGCAGGGGATGCCAAACCCTGGAAGCCCATGTCCGAAAATACCGTGAACAACGCGCTTCGGACGATGGGATACGACACCAAAACCGATATCTGCGGGCATGGATTTCGTTCGATGGCCTGCAGCGCACTGATCGAGTCAGGATTGTGGTCCGAGACAGCTATTGAACGGCAGATGAGCCACAAGGAGCGCAACAACGTCCGCGCCGCTTACATCCACAAGGCAGAGTTCATTGAGGAGCGCAGGCTGATCATGAACTGGTGGAGCCGGTACCTGGAGGCCAACCGGCAGGAGCATGTCACTCCGCATGAGTTCGCTAATCAGATTCGGGCGAATGTTACCCGGATGAAGGTGAAGCGGACCAATGATTGA
- a CDS encoding ABC transporter permease, whose product MIINLYGFGPALAAGALMTVQLALTALCLGLVLGLLGALAKTSPYKPLQWLGGTYSTLVRGVPELLWVLLIYFGTVNLMRALGEYFGNPDLQLNAFAAGVIALGLCFGAYATEVFRGALLAIPKGHREAGQALGLSKWRIFTRLIMPQMWRIALPGLGNLFMILMKDTALVSVIGLEEIMRHAQIGVTVSKQPFTFYMVAAVMYLGLTVLAMTGMHFLEKRAARGFARSAQ is encoded by the coding sequence ATGATTATCAACCTCTACGGATTCGGCCCGGCCCTTGCTGCCGGCGCGCTGATGACTGTCCAGCTGGCGCTCACGGCCCTGTGCCTGGGGCTGGTGCTCGGCCTGCTCGGCGCCTTGGCCAAGACTTCCCCGTACAAGCCGCTGCAATGGCTTGGCGGCACCTATTCGACCCTGGTGCGAGGCGTCCCGGAATTGCTCTGGGTGCTGCTGATCTACTTCGGTACGGTCAACCTGATGCGCGCCCTCGGTGAGTACTTCGGCAACCCCGACCTGCAACTCAACGCCTTCGCCGCCGGTGTAATCGCACTGGGCCTGTGCTTCGGCGCCTACGCCACGGAAGTATTCCGCGGCGCGCTCCTCGCCATTCCCAAAGGCCACCGTGAGGCCGGCCAGGCCTTGGGCCTGTCGAAATGGCGGATCTTCACCCGCTTGATCATGCCGCAGATGTGGCGCATCGCCCTGCCGGGCCTGGGCAACCTGTTCATGATCCTGATGAAGGACACCGCGCTGGTGTCGGTGATCGGCCTGGAAGAGATCATGCGTCACGCGCAGATCGGCGTGACCGTGTCGAAACAACCGTTCACCTTCTATATGGTGGCGGCGGTGATGTACCTCGGCCTGACGGTGCTGGCGATGACCGGCATGCACTTCCTGGAAAAACGCGCCGCCCGCGGCTTTGCGAGGAGCGCTCAATGA
- a CDS encoding FkbM family methyltransferase: MPFISYAQNFEDVRLWRALKQFENGFYIDVGANDPCHDSVTKAFYDHGWQGINVEPMQNFYDALCQQRPRDTTVQCIASDQPGEVTFYGIPDTGLSTADPAVAQQRKDLGMNVHPLTVQARTLTSICEQHAADRPIHFLKIDVEGHEETVLRGMDFSRFRPWIIVVETPWLRDHTWEPLVTDAGYQSILFDGLNTWFLADEHLNLKPAFDIPPCNLDNFHLCRGHALAHPLTPDEPDTARQLAAALHRAEQAETQLHALQNSRTVRLLQKLRNTLRSA; the protein is encoded by the coding sequence GTGCCGTTCATTTCTTATGCACAGAACTTTGAAGACGTCCGCCTGTGGCGCGCGCTCAAGCAATTCGAAAACGGCTTCTACATCGATGTCGGCGCCAATGACCCGTGCCACGATTCGGTCACCAAAGCGTTCTACGACCATGGCTGGCAGGGAATCAACGTCGAACCGATGCAGAATTTCTACGACGCGCTCTGCCAGCAACGCCCGCGCGACACCACCGTGCAGTGCATCGCCAGCGACCAGCCCGGCGAAGTCACCTTCTACGGCATCCCCGACACCGGCCTGTCCACCGCCGATCCCGCCGTGGCCCAGCAACGCAAAGACCTCGGCATGAACGTGCACCCGCTCACGGTCCAGGCCCGCACGCTCACCTCAATCTGCGAACAACACGCTGCCGACCGACCCATCCACTTCCTCAAGATCGACGTCGAAGGCCACGAGGAGACCGTCCTGCGCGGCATGGACTTCAGCCGCTTCCGCCCATGGATCATCGTTGTCGAAACCCCATGGCTGCGCGACCACACCTGGGAGCCATTGGTCACAGATGCCGGCTACCAGTCAATCCTGTTCGACGGCCTCAACACCTGGTTCCTCGCCGACGAACACCTCAACCTCAAACCCGCCTTCGACATCCCACCCTGCAACCTCGATAACTTCCACCTCTGCCGCGGCCACGCCCTCGCCCATCCGCTAACCCCCGACGAACCCGACACCGCCCGACAACTCGCCGCAGCCCTGCACCGCGCCGAACAGGCCGAAACGCAACTGCACGCACTGCAAAACAGCCGCACCGTGCGCCTTCTGCAAAAGCTGCGTAACACCCTGCGCAGCGCTTGA
- a CDS encoding methyltransferase, whose product MPAKAAETSHVLTGEDLLARFTALDAFLTTHQALWKPRPFTHLSLAWEASCPELSSWLRGRSLEDAEQAHNHPADLIDAPEPFASLARLSAELSAVGELPGHPLDAAGHRLNVDVPGRKWQQIEAFASRLSFSAQPTHWLDWCSGKGHLGRRLLSGAQQLTCVEYDPALVASGQALSQRHHLHALHVEQDVLAADASKVLSAAHTPVALHACGDLHVRLIQLASAAGCQQMAIAPCCYNRISRNEYQALSAAGRRSVLQLSLEDLALPMSETVTAGTRVRRQRDNSMARRLAFDLLQRTSRGIDEYLPTPSLPSAWLDKPFADYCRDLAALKNLSTVGSPDWAALEAAGWQRLAEVRNLELLRGLFRRPLELWLNLDRALFLVEQGYNVRLGTFCEIPLTPRNLLLLAERE is encoded by the coding sequence ATGCCTGCCAAGGCCGCTGAAACTTCCCACGTGCTGACGGGCGAGGACTTACTCGCCCGCTTCACCGCACTGGATGCTTTTCTTACGACGCATCAGGCGTTGTGGAAACCCCGACCGTTCACTCATCTTTCGCTTGCTTGGGAAGCGTCCTGCCCCGAGTTGTCTTCGTGGCTACGCGGGCGATCGCTTGAAGACGCCGAGCAAGCTCATAATCATCCTGCCGATCTCATCGACGCTCCGGAGCCGTTCGCTTCTCTGGCGAGGTTGTCGGCCGAGCTGAGTGCTGTCGGTGAGTTGCCGGGGCATCCACTGGACGCCGCCGGCCATCGCTTGAATGTCGACGTACCGGGACGCAAATGGCAGCAGATCGAGGCGTTTGCCAGTCGCTTGTCTTTTTCTGCGCAGCCGACGCATTGGCTGGATTGGTGTTCGGGCAAGGGACATCTGGGGCGGCGCTTGTTGAGTGGCGCGCAACAGCTGACCTGTGTCGAATACGATCCCGCGCTCGTTGCCAGCGGTCAGGCGTTGAGCCAGCGTCATCATTTGCATGCCTTGCATGTTGAGCAGGATGTCCTGGCGGCAGATGCCTCCAAGGTCTTGAGCGCGGCCCACACCCCCGTCGCGCTCCATGCCTGCGGCGATCTGCATGTGCGGTTGATACAACTGGCCAGCGCGGCCGGCTGCCAACAGATGGCGATTGCCCCGTGCTGCTACAACCGTATCAGCCGCAACGAATATCAGGCGTTATCTGCGGCGGGCCGGCGATCAGTCCTACAGCTCTCGCTGGAAGATCTGGCCTTGCCAATGAGCGAAACCGTAACCGCCGGGACACGGGTCCGACGCCAGCGCGACAACTCCATGGCCCGACGCCTCGCCTTCGACTTGCTGCAAAGAACATCGCGCGGCATCGACGAGTACTTGCCTACCCCCTCGCTGCCAAGTGCGTGGCTAGATAAGCCGTTCGCCGACTACTGCCGGGATCTGGCAGCGCTGAAAAACTTATCCACCGTCGGCTCGCCAGATTGGGCAGCACTGGAAGCCGCCGGTTGGCAGCGCCTGGCCGAAGTACGCAATCTGGAATTACTGCGCGGACTTTTCCGACGTCCGCTGGAGCTTTGGCTGAACCTGGATCGAGCACTTTTCCTTGTCGAGCAGGGCTACAACGTCCGCCTCGGCACCTTCTGCGAAATACCGCTCACACCGCGCAACTTGCTGCTGCTCGCCGAACGCGAATAG